From Diospyros lotus cultivar Yz01 chromosome 4, ASM1463336v1, whole genome shotgun sequence, a single genomic window includes:
- the LOC127800200 gene encoding ras-related protein Rab7-like, producing MSTQKRSLLKVIVLGDSGVGKTSLMNRYVYKRFTQHYKATIGADFTTKELDIDGKSVTLQIWDTAGQERFHSLGAAFYRGADCCVLVYDVNVLKTFETLQIWHHEFLLQTNPSDPDSFPFVLLGNKLDVDGGKSRVVFEKTAREWCGSRGDMPYFETSAKEDYNVDDAFLCIARTAISNQHDEQEIYFPEIIRESNSEIEPRERCAC from the exons ATGTCCACCCAGAAAAGAAGTCTGCTCAAGGTCATCGTCCTCGGCGACAGTGG GGTCGGAAAGACATCTTTGATGAATAG ATACGTGTACAAGAGATTCACTCAACACTACAAAGCCACAATCGGAGCTGATTTCACCACCAAAGAACTTGACATCGACGGCAAATCGGTCACTTTGCAG aTATGGGACACAGCAGGGCAAGAAAGGTTTCACAGCCTAGGAGCTGCATTTTACCGAGGGGCAGACTGCTGTGTGCTGGTGTATGATGTCAATGTGCTCAAAACATTTGAAACCCTTCAAATTTGGCATCATGAGTTTCTCTTACAG ACAAATCCGAGTGATCCTGATTCATTTCCCTTCGTGTTATTGGGAAACAAGTTGGATGTTGATGGTGGAAAGAGCAGAGTG GTATTTGAGAAGACAGCAAGGGAGTGGTGTGGTTCAAGGGGGGACATGCCTTATTTCGAGACCTCAGCCAAAGAGGATTACAATGTTGATGATGCTTTCCTCTGCATTGCAAGAACTGCCATATCCAATCAACATGATGAACAGGAAAT ATACTTCCCAGAGATAATTCGAGAGTCGAATTCAGAAATAGAGCCAAGAGAAAGATGTGCATGCTAA